A genomic window from Planococcus rifietoensis includes:
- the obgE gene encoding GTPase ObgE translates to MFVDHVKVYVKGGDGGDGMVAFRREKYVPNGGPAGGDGGKGADIVFQVDEGLRTLMDFRFKRIFKAERGTHGMSKNQHGAKAHDTIIKVPPGTVVKDAETGETIADLVEEGQSAVIARGGRGGRGNSRFATPQNPAPELSEKGEPGLERNVVLELKVLADVGLVGFPSVGKSTLLSVVTAAKPKIGAYHFTTIVPNLGMVQTEDQRSFVMADLPGLIEGAHEGIGLGHQFLRHIERTRVIVHIIDMSGMEGRDPYEDYVTINEELKQYNMRLTERPQLIVANKMDMPDAEENLEEFRKKLPEDAKVFPISALSRKGLNNLMFAVADLLEVTPEFPMEDEADPDAADTVLYKHELQGDGFDISRDPDGAFVLSGYAIERMFKMTDFSREDSIRRFARQMRGMGIDDALRERGAENGDTVRLLEFEFEFTD, encoded by the coding sequence ATGTTTGTCGATCACGTAAAAGTATATGTAAAAGGTGGCGACGGCGGGGATGGCATGGTAGCATTCCGCCGCGAAAAATATGTACCGAACGGCGGGCCAGCCGGAGGCGACGGAGGGAAAGGCGCTGATATCGTCTTCCAAGTCGATGAAGGCTTGCGCACGCTGATGGATTTCCGGTTCAAACGGATCTTTAAAGCTGAGCGCGGGACGCACGGCATGAGCAAAAACCAGCACGGCGCCAAAGCGCATGACACGATCATCAAAGTTCCACCGGGCACTGTCGTCAAAGACGCAGAAACTGGCGAAACGATTGCCGATTTGGTCGAAGAGGGCCAATCCGCTGTCATCGCACGCGGTGGGCGCGGCGGACGCGGCAACTCCCGTTTTGCGACGCCTCAAAACCCGGCTCCCGAACTTTCGGAAAAAGGCGAACCGGGCTTAGAGCGCAACGTCGTCTTGGAATTGAAAGTATTGGCGGATGTCGGCCTGGTTGGCTTCCCGAGTGTCGGGAAATCGACGTTATTGTCGGTCGTTACTGCGGCTAAACCGAAAATCGGCGCGTATCATTTCACGACGATCGTCCCGAATCTCGGAATGGTCCAAACAGAAGACCAGCGCAGCTTCGTCATGGCGGATTTGCCAGGATTGATCGAAGGCGCACACGAAGGAATCGGCCTAGGCCATCAATTTCTGCGCCATATCGAACGGACACGCGTCATTGTCCACATCATCGATATGTCGGGTATGGAAGGCCGCGATCCTTATGAGGATTACGTGACCATCAACGAAGAATTGAAGCAATATAATATGCGCTTGACTGAACGCCCGCAACTGATTGTGGCGAACAAGATGGACATGCCGGATGCGGAAGAAAACTTGGAAGAGTTCCGCAAAAAATTGCCGGAAGACGCAAAAGTGTTCCCGATTTCCGCATTGTCGCGAAAAGGTTTGAACAACCTGATGTTTGCAGTAGCCGACTTGCTCGAAGTGACGCCTGAATTCCCGATGGAAGACGAGGCAGATCCGGATGCAGCGGATACGGTTCTTTACAAGCACGAATTGCAAGGCGACGGATTCGATATCTCACGCGACCCGGACGGTGCTTTTGTCCTTTCCGGCTATGCAATCGAGCGGATGTTCAAGATGACCGACTTCTCTCGTGAAGATTCGATTCGCCGATTCGCCCGCCAAATGCGCGGCATGGGCATTGATGATGCTCTTCGCGAGCGCGGGGCAGAAAACGGCGACACGGTCCGTTTGCTTGAATTTGAGTTCGAATTCACCGACTGA
- the minD gene encoding septum site-determining protein MinD: MGEAIVITSGKGGVGKTTSTANLGTALALQGKKVCLIDTDIGLRNLDVILGLENRIIYDLIDVLEGRCKIHQALVKDKRFEDKLFLLPAAQTADKNDVNPEQMKELIEGMKADYDFIIIDCPAGIEQGYKNAVAGADRAIVITTPEISAVRDADRIIGLLELEENLEAPKLIINRIRPHLMEAGDALDVNEITTHLSIDLLGIVPDDERVISSSNKGEPVVMDPSNPAALGYRNIARRLLGESVPLMTMDKPKPGMFGKLKSIFSSK, encoded by the coding sequence GTGGGAGAAGCTATCGTAATTACATCAGGCAAAGGAGGCGTCGGCAAAACGACGTCTACTGCGAACCTCGGCACTGCATTGGCTCTTCAAGGCAAAAAAGTGTGCTTGATCGATACCGATATCGGGCTTCGCAACCTCGATGTTATTTTAGGCCTCGAGAACCGCATCATCTACGATTTGATCGATGTGCTCGAAGGCCGTTGCAAAATCCATCAGGCGCTTGTGAAAGACAAGCGTTTTGAAGACAAATTATTCTTGCTTCCGGCGGCACAGACGGCCGACAAGAACGACGTCAACCCGGAGCAGATGAAAGAATTGATCGAAGGGATGAAAGCGGACTACGACTTCATCATCATCGATTGCCCGGCCGGCATCGAACAAGGCTACAAAAATGCCGTTGCCGGCGCTGACCGCGCGATTGTCATCACGACTCCGGAAATCTCCGCAGTGCGCGATGCTGACCGCATCATCGGTTTGCTGGAGTTGGAAGAAAACCTGGAAGCGCCGAAACTCATCATCAACCGCATCCGCCCGCATTTGATGGAAGCGGGTGACGCACTCGATGTCAACGAGATCACGACGCATTTGTCGATCGATTTGCTCGGCATCGTGCCGGATGACGAACGCGTCATTTCGAGCTCGAACAAAGGCGAACCGGTCGTCATGGACCCATCGAACCCTGCAGCACTCGGCTACCGCAACATTGCGCGCCGCCTGCTAGGTGAATCGGTTCCGCTCATGACCATGGACAAGCCAAAACCCGGCATGTTCGGCAAACTGAAATCCATTTTCTCAAGCAAATAA
- a CDS encoding ACT domain-containing protein: MKDISEQRYYLVREDVLTEAMVKTLEVKKLLQRDRMSILDAVAQTGLSRSAFYKYRDAVFPFHSIVKERILTVFLQLEDRSGTLATLLQSVAEMGCNILTIHQTIPIQGRANVTLSLDVTAMDVDLDMFLQQLKKLDFVESADVVSSGSS, encoded by the coding sequence ATGAAGGATATTTCGGAACAACGCTATTACCTGGTGCGGGAAGATGTACTGACGGAAGCGATGGTCAAGACGCTGGAAGTGAAAAAATTGCTTCAGCGCGACCGCATGTCCATTCTGGATGCGGTCGCACAGACTGGATTGTCGCGCTCGGCATTCTATAAATACCGTGACGCGGTTTTTCCGTTTCATTCCATCGTCAAAGAGCGGATCTTGACGGTTTTCCTGCAATTGGAAGATCGTTCTGGCACGCTTGCGACTTTGCTTCAATCCGTTGCGGAAATGGGCTGCAATATTTTGACCATTCACCAGACCATTCCGATCCAAGGACGTGCGAACGTCACCTTGTCACTGGATGTGACGGCGATGGACGTCGACTTGGACATGTTCTTGCAGCAATTGAAAAAACTCGACTTTGTTGAGTCGGCCGATGTGGTATCAAGCGGTTCGTCATAA
- the ruvA gene encoding Holliday junction branch migration protein RuvA, with translation MYDYIKGQVTRVTPEYLVVEQQGVGWQIFAPNPYSFGSDELQIFVHHHVREDAQFLFGFPTLEQRELFRKLISVSGIGPKGALAILASGQPQFVIEAIEQEDEKYLVKFPGVGKKTARQMILDLKGKLTDFFGESYAEAGQPDLFGGDESELEEAMLALGALGYSEREITKVKPQLKGLELDTEGYMKKALQLLLKQT, from the coding sequence ATGTACGATTACATAAAAGGCCAAGTCACGCGTGTGACGCCTGAATATTTAGTAGTGGAACAGCAGGGAGTCGGCTGGCAGATTTTTGCGCCGAACCCGTATTCATTCGGATCCGATGAACTGCAGATCTTTGTGCATCATCACGTGCGGGAAGACGCACAATTCCTGTTCGGCTTTCCGACGCTTGAGCAGCGGGAATTGTTCCGCAAACTCATCAGCGTTTCGGGCATCGGCCCTAAAGGCGCGCTTGCGATTTTGGCATCCGGACAGCCGCAATTCGTCATCGAGGCAATCGAGCAAGAAGACGAAAAGTATTTGGTGAAATTCCCTGGCGTCGGCAAGAAAACCGCCCGCCAGATGATCTTGGATCTTAAAGGCAAGCTGACGGATTTCTTCGGGGAATCCTATGCAGAAGCCGGTCAGCCGGACTTGTTCGGCGGCGACGAATCAGAGCTGGAAGAAGCGATGCTCGCACTTGGGGCGCTCGGTTACTCCGAACGCGAGATCACGAAAGTGAAGCCACAACTCAAGGGCCTGGAACTCGACACGGAAGGCTATATGAAAAAAGCGCTTCAATTATTATTGAAACAAACTTAA
- a CDS encoding transcription repressor NadR has product MKKLYGEERRNVLLDELKQAGRPMTGSELAKLAQVSRQVVVGDMTLLKAKGEPIIATSQGYLYLDPSGNKQVSRRIACNHKPEDTEAELRLLVDCGVTVKDVSIEHPVYGELTAGIHVSTPLDVDLFMQRIRDTGASYLLELTEGTHIHTITADLPETLAKAVDAMKQHGYLLEEAE; this is encoded by the coding sequence ATGAAAAAGTTATACGGTGAAGAACGCCGCAATGTATTATTGGATGAGCTGAAGCAAGCGGGTCGGCCGATGACCGGCAGCGAACTGGCAAAACTCGCACAAGTGTCACGCCAAGTAGTCGTCGGCGACATGACCTTATTGAAGGCGAAAGGCGAACCGATCATCGCGACGAGCCAAGGCTACCTGTACTTGGACCCGAGCGGCAATAAACAAGTGAGCCGGCGCATCGCCTGCAATCATAAACCGGAAGACACGGAAGCGGAATTGCGGCTGCTCGTTGACTGTGGCGTCACGGTCAAGGATGTCTCGATCGAACACCCTGTTTATGGTGAACTGACGGCTGGGATCCACGTCTCGACGCCGCTTGATGTCGATTTGTTCATGCAGCGCATACGCGATACCGGTGCGAGTTACTTGCTCGAACTGACCGAAGGCACGCATATCCACACCATCACGGCCGATCTTCCTGAAACGCTTGCGAAAGCAGTTGACGCGATGAAACAGCACGGCTATCTGCTCGAAGAAGCGGAATAA
- the pheA gene encoding prephenate dehydratase, protein MTREKKRISFLGPEASFTHLATSKVFPTEQLMPYTTIPECIEAVADGTVDYAVVPLENALEGSVPLTVDYLFHEAELYVTAEVLSPIEQHLLVHPENRGAESFEAIYSHPHALAQCHKFLYYTYKHTPLEQYSSTAAAAKMVAELPERNIAAIANDYAAEKYGLDIVQRDIHDFHFNHTRFFVLSRSNHKLTDPGHEAQIKTTLMITPPKDDRSGVLHQVLSVFAWRQLNLSKIESRPLKTGLGNYFFIADVLEDENAAMMRGAFEELTALGCGVKTLGSYYTYNS, encoded by the coding sequence ATGACTAGAGAGAAAAAGAGAATTTCGTTTTTAGGTCCGGAAGCGTCGTTTACGCATTTGGCCACTTCTAAAGTATTTCCAACAGAACAGCTGATGCCGTATACGACCATTCCCGAATGCATTGAAGCGGTCGCGGATGGCACGGTCGATTATGCAGTCGTGCCGCTCGAGAACGCGCTCGAGGGATCGGTTCCGCTGACGGTGGATTATTTGTTCCACGAAGCGGAGCTTTATGTGACAGCGGAAGTGCTGTCGCCGATTGAGCAGCATTTGCTGGTCCATCCGGAAAACCGCGGCGCGGAATCATTCGAAGCGATCTATTCGCATCCACACGCTTTGGCGCAATGCCATAAGTTCCTGTACTACACTTACAAGCACACGCCGCTTGAGCAATACAGCTCGACAGCGGCGGCCGCTAAAATGGTAGCGGAATTGCCGGAGCGTAATATTGCGGCGATCGCTAATGACTACGCAGCGGAAAAATACGGTTTGGACATCGTACAGCGCGACATCCATGATTTTCATTTCAACCACACGCGCTTTTTCGTCCTGTCGAGAAGCAACCATAAATTGACTGACCCGGGCCACGAAGCGCAGATTAAGACGACTTTGATGATCACGCCGCCAAAAGACGACCGGTCTGGTGTTTTGCACCAGGTGCTGTCGGTATTCGCGTGGCGCCAATTGAACTTGTCGAAGATCGAATCGCGTCCTTTGAAGACAGGGCTCGGCAATTATTTCTTTATCGCCGATGTACTGGAAGACGAGAATGCGGCGATGATGCGCGGTGCGTTCGAAGAGCTCACAGCTCTCGGCTGCGGTGTTAAAACGCTCGGTTCCTACTATACGTACAATTCATAA
- the mreD gene encoding rod shape-determining protein MreD — translation MIRFLVPIVCLVLFFVEPIFGLFSPLSIGGSLYYVVPRFLILFLIFLTVFYELRHALFYGLFFGLLYDVFYIDIIGLYSFLYPAVCLIAAYFFKKIPQNLLSATLLALGLLLAMEVALYLFFQLIGLTDAPAGTFLTSRLWPTLIANALYLGLLGWVFRSMMVTQDPQRGTKFGLY, via the coding sequence ATGATCCGCTTCCTCGTTCCCATCGTCTGCCTCGTGCTGTTTTTCGTCGAACCGATCTTCGGGTTGTTTTCGCCCTTGTCGATTGGCGGATCGCTGTATTACGTCGTCCCGCGTTTCCTCATTTTATTCCTGATCTTTTTGACCGTTTTCTATGAACTGCGCCATGCGTTGTTTTACGGTTTGTTCTTCGGCCTCTTGTATGATGTCTTTTACATTGATATTATTGGATTATATTCTTTTCTGTATCCGGCCGTCTGCCTGATCGCCGCGTACTTTTTCAAAAAGATTCCACAAAATCTGCTGTCAGCGACGCTGCTGGCACTCGGTCTTCTGCTCGCAATGGAAGTGGCACTTTACTTGTTCTTCCAATTGATCGGCTTGACCGATGCGCCAGCCGGGACGTTCCTGACATCCAGACTGTGGCCGACCTTAATCGCCAACGCCCTGTACTTAGGATTGCTTGGCTGGGTGTTCAGGTCGATGATGGTCACGCAAGATCCACAGCGTGGCACTAAGTTCGGGTTATATTAA
- the rpmA gene encoding 50S ribosomal protein L27 gives MLKLNLQFFASKKGVGSTKNGRDSESKRLGAKRADGQVVTGGSILYRQRGTKIYPGENVGRGGDDTLFAKIDGTVRFERYGRDKKKVSVYPVAQEA, from the coding sequence ATGTTGAAATTAAATCTTCAGTTTTTTGCATCCAAAAAAGGTGTTGGTTCAACGAAGAACGGTCGTGATTCGGAATCAAAACGCCTTGGCGCAAAACGCGCTGACGGACAAGTCGTAACTGGCGGATCTATTCTTTACCGTCAACGCGGTACGAAAATCTATCCAGGCGAGAACGTTGGACGCGGCGGAGATGACACACTTTTCGCGAAAATCGACGGAACAGTACGCTTCGAGCGCTACGGCCGCGATAAGAAAAAAGTGAGCGTCTACCCGGTTGCTCAGGAAGCTTAA
- the rplU gene encoding 50S ribosomal protein L21, which translates to MYAIIETGGKQIKVEAGQEIYVEKVNAEAGDTVTFDRVLFVGGDDTKVGVPFVEGATVTAKVEKQGRGKKITVFKYKAKKNYHKKQGHRQPFTKLTVDAINL; encoded by the coding sequence ATGTACGCAATTATTGAAACTGGTGGAAAACAAATCAAAGTGGAAGCTGGCCAAGAGATCTACGTTGAGAAAGTGAACGCAGAAGCTGGTGACACGGTAACATTTGACAGAGTTCTATTTGTAGGTGGAGACGATACTAAAGTGGGTGTTCCTTTCGTAGAAGGAGCAACTGTTACAGCGAAAGTTGAAAAACAGGGCCGCGGCAAGAAAATCACTGTCTTCAAATACAAAGCGAAAAAGAACTACCACAAAAAACAAGGTCATCGTCAGCCATTCACGAAATTGACTGTTGATGCAATCAACCTGTAA
- a CDS encoding ribosomal-processing cysteine protease Prp — protein MIRVTIHQTDSYIKGFEMSGHADFAEHGKDLVCAGASAVSFGAVNAIMELTGIEPDIEQADSGFLKIDFPENMDKKTDEQVQLLVRAMVISLETIEHEYADFIKITFTA, from the coding sequence ATGATCCGGGTGACTATTCATCAAACCGACAGCTATATTAAAGGCTTTGAAATGTCGGGGCATGCGGATTTTGCCGAACACGGCAAGGATCTGGTATGTGCCGGTGCTTCAGCTGTTTCCTTCGGGGCAGTGAACGCCATTATGGAGCTGACGGGAATTGAGCCGGACATCGAACAGGCAGATAGCGGTTTTTTGAAAATCGACTTTCCGGAGAACATGGATAAAAAGACGGATGAGCAGGTTCAACTGCTTGTACGCGCTATGGTCATTTCTCTGGAAACGATTGAACATGAATATGCAGACTTTATAAAAATAACCTTCACAGCTTAG
- the queA gene encoding tRNA preQ1(34) S-adenosylmethionine ribosyltransferase-isomerase QueA has translation MNVNDFDFELPEELIAQTPLLDRTSSRLLVMDKETGAVEHKHFRDILGHLHTGDTLVLNDTRVLPARLMGTKEETGANIEVLLLKQTEEDVWETLVKPAKKVKIGTVVSFGDGLLRAECTGVLDHGGRHFKFIYDGIFYEILDQLGEMPLPPYIREKLEDQDRYQTVFAKERGSAAAPTAGLHFTDELLEEIRNKGVNIAFITLHVGLGTFRPVSVESIEDHEMHAEFYRITQETADMINETKQQGGRVISVGTTSTRTLESVAKKFGGNLQEDNGWTDIFIYPGYEFEAVDGLITNFHLPKSTLVMLVSAMSNRDAILNAYNEAVKERYRFFSFGDAMFIEPQKKETES, from the coding sequence TTGAATGTAAATGATTTTGATTTTGAACTGCCGGAAGAATTGATCGCACAAACGCCGCTCTTAGACCGGACATCGAGCCGCCTACTGGTGATGGACAAAGAGACAGGTGCGGTCGAACACAAGCATTTCCGCGATATCCTCGGCCATCTGCACACTGGTGACACCCTTGTGCTGAACGATACCCGCGTGCTTCCGGCGCGCCTCATGGGCACGAAAGAAGAGACCGGTGCGAACATTGAAGTGCTGCTGTTGAAGCAGACGGAAGAAGATGTGTGGGAAACGCTCGTCAAGCCGGCCAAGAAAGTGAAAATCGGCACGGTCGTGTCGTTCGGCGACGGTTTATTGCGCGCTGAATGCACAGGCGTCTTGGACCATGGAGGCCGCCATTTCAAATTTATCTATGATGGTATTTTCTACGAGATCCTCGACCAATTGGGAGAAATGCCGTTGCCGCCATATATTCGCGAAAAGCTGGAAGACCAGGACCGTTACCAGACGGTGTTCGCGAAAGAGCGGGGCAGTGCCGCGGCGCCAACCGCAGGGCTTCATTTTACCGATGAATTATTGGAAGAAATCCGCAACAAAGGCGTCAATATCGCATTCATTACCTTGCACGTCGGGCTCGGGACGTTCCGGCCGGTGTCAGTGGAATCGATTGAAGACCACGAAATGCACGCAGAATTCTACCGCATCACGCAAGAAACCGCGGATATGATCAATGAAACTAAACAACAAGGCGGCCGCGTCATTTCCGTCGGCACGACGTCAACGCGTACACTCGAGTCGGTCGCGAAGAAATTCGGCGGCAACTTGCAGGAAGATAACGGCTGGACGGATATTTTCATCTATCCTGGATATGAGTTCGAAGCGGTAGACGGATTGATCACCAACTTCCATTTGCCGAAATCGACGCTCGTCATGCTCGTCAGCGCCATGTCGAACCGCGATGCCATTCTAAATGCATACAATGAAGCCGTGAAAGAGCGCTATCGCTTTTTCAGCTTTGGCGACGCGATGTTTATTGAACCGCAGAAAAAGGAGACCGAATCATGA
- the mreC gene encoding rod shape-determining protein MreC, giving the protein MPQFLSNKRLILLLIGVILLVALISLTLRDRGQVSLPEQIVKEAVGAGQSVFSRPAHFVTGVFDNIDSLINTFEENRLLKARLEEFAGVQAEVTDLRSENEELKELVGKEEDLREYNPIQAVVIARNPDQWEEKIILNRGTNHGVKENMAVMTAGGLIGKVTIVTPTTSTVELVTTQNPNYRVSAMVLGEDDVFGLIEGYDAERRELLLKRIDFSVDLKEGDKVVSSGLGGIFPKGIVIGEITEVTIDEFGLTKLAYVKPAADFSMLNHVVIADRLAPEVDGEDNGMTEEEEEES; this is encoded by the coding sequence ATGCCACAATTTTTATCGAATAAGCGGCTTATCCTGTTGTTGATCGGCGTCATCCTGCTCGTCGCCTTGATTTCCTTGACGCTCCGGGACCGTGGCCAAGTGTCGCTGCCCGAACAGATTGTCAAGGAAGCGGTAGGCGCCGGGCAATCGGTATTTTCACGGCCCGCACATTTTGTGACCGGTGTTTTTGATAATATCGACTCGCTGATCAATACATTTGAAGAAAACCGCCTGCTGAAAGCGCGCCTTGAGGAATTTGCGGGCGTGCAGGCAGAAGTGACCGACCTTCGTTCCGAAAACGAGGAACTGAAAGAACTCGTCGGCAAAGAAGAAGATTTACGTGAATACAACCCAATCCAGGCAGTCGTCATTGCCCGCAACCCGGATCAATGGGAAGAGAAAATCATCTTAAACCGCGGCACCAATCATGGCGTCAAAGAAAACATGGCCGTCATGACCGCTGGTGGCTTGATCGGCAAAGTAACGATCGTCACACCGACCACGTCGACCGTAGAACTGGTGACGACGCAAAACCCGAACTACCGCGTATCGGCGATGGTGCTCGGCGAGGATGACGTGTTCGGTTTGATCGAGGGCTATGACGCTGAGCGCCGCGAGCTGCTGCTCAAGCGCATCGATTTCTCGGTTGACTTGAAAGAAGGCGACAAAGTCGTCTCAAGCGGGCTTGGCGGCATTTTCCCGAAAGGCATTGTCATCGGGGAAATTACGGAAGTGACGATTGATGAATTCGGCTTGACGAAACTGGCATATGTCAAACCGGCAGCTGACTTCTCGATGCTCAATCACGTCGTTATCGCAGACCGCCTCGCGCCGGAAGTGGACGGCGAAGACAACGGAATGACAGAAGAAGAGGAAGAGGAATCATGA
- a CDS encoding Spo0B domain-containing protein: protein MDDRLTVAQSLRHARHDFLNELQMIKLNLDLGRTDRAQALIRTYAEAAMHQSRLSALSMPETEEWLLTAGWRFPELRLVMSCEAKRAPRELDAVLCSWLEAFAENAKEAFSDAWPYPVELHIMEADGRFSLELSGPGDWSSLILDSSQLAIGKACGSDRSKVEIHAQMEG from the coding sequence ATGGACGACAGGCTAACGGTGGCACAATCGCTTCGGCATGCGCGCCATGATTTTTTGAATGAGCTGCAGATGATCAAATTGAATCTGGATTTGGGGCGCACAGACAGAGCCCAGGCGCTCATTCGTACGTATGCCGAAGCGGCTATGCACCAAAGCCGGCTGTCGGCTCTCTCTATGCCTGAAACGGAAGAGTGGCTATTGACGGCTGGCTGGCGTTTTCCGGAATTGCGCCTAGTGATGTCCTGCGAAGCCAAGCGGGCGCCGCGCGAATTGGATGCGGTGCTCTGCAGCTGGCTCGAGGCATTTGCGGAAAATGCAAAAGAAGCGTTTTCCGATGCTTGGCCATATCCGGTAGAGCTGCACATAATGGAAGCGGACGGCCGGTTTTCACTGGAACTGTCAGGACCAGGCGACTGGTCGTCATTGATTTTGGATTCATCGCAATTAGCAATTGGTAAAGCGTGCGGATCGGATCGCTCGAAAGTTGAGATCCACGCACAGATGGAGGGATAA
- the ruvB gene encoding Holliday junction branch migration DNA helicase RuvB, translating into MEERIIDGEISEFDERFEQSLRPQRLSQYIGQQKVKHNLEIFIEAAKMRNESLDHVLLYGPPGLGKTTLATVIANEMEVGVKMTSGPAIERPGDLAAIVSSLEPGDVLFIDEIHRLNRSIEEVLYPAMEDFCLDIVVGKGPTARSVRLDLPPFTLIGATTRAGALSAPLRDRFGVLSRLEYYDTEALTDIVERSAALFEADIDPHAAIEIARRSRGTPRIANRLLKRVRDYAMVRGNGSITTEMAEQALEMLQVDPLGLDHIDHKLLTGMISRFRGGPVGVDTIAASIGEESTTIEDVYEPYLLQIGFIQRTPRGRTVTPLAYEHFKMEMPE; encoded by the coding sequence ATGGAAGAACGCATTATCGACGGCGAAATTTCGGAATTCGATGAGCGCTTTGAACAATCGTTACGTCCACAGCGTTTGTCGCAATATATCGGCCAGCAGAAAGTAAAGCACAATCTGGAGATTTTCATCGAAGCGGCGAAAATGCGCAACGAATCGCTTGACCATGTGCTGCTTTACGGTCCGCCGGGTCTCGGGAAAACGACGCTGGCGACTGTCATCGCCAATGAAATGGAAGTCGGCGTGAAGATGACCTCAGGACCTGCGATCGAACGCCCCGGTGATTTGGCGGCGATCGTTTCGTCACTCGAGCCGGGAGATGTATTGTTCATCGACGAGATCCACCGCTTGAACCGTTCGATCGAAGAAGTGCTTTATCCGGCGATGGAGGATTTCTGCCTTGATATCGTCGTTGGCAAAGGCCCGACTGCGCGTTCTGTGCGGCTTGATTTACCGCCGTTCACGTTGATCGGGGCGACGACGCGTGCGGGCGCATTATCAGCACCGCTGCGCGACCGTTTCGGTGTGTTGTCACGGCTCGAGTATTACGACACGGAAGCCTTGACGGATATCGTCGAACGCAGTGCCGCTTTATTCGAAGCGGACATCGACCCGCATGCCGCCATTGAAATCGCACGCCGTTCCCGTGGGACCCCGCGTATTGCGAACCGCTTGCTAAAACGCGTGCGCGATTACGCGATGGTGCGCGGCAATGGCTCGATCACCACTGAGATGGCCGAGCAAGCTTTGGAGATGCTGCAAGTCGACCCGCTCGGCCTTGACCATATCGACCACAAGCTATTGACCGGCATGATCAGCCGTTTCCGTGGCGGGCCAGTCGGCGTGGACACGATCGCTGCAAGCATCGGCGAGGAATCGACGACGATCGAAGACGTCTACGAACCGTATCTATTGCAAATCGGCTTTATTCAACGGACACCGAGAGGGCGCACGGTGACGCCTCTTGCATACGAACACTTTAAAATGGAGATGCCTGAATGA
- the minC gene encoding septum site-determining protein MinC — translation MKAQVTGFLKNIVNIKGTNKGLLIQLNDMASYTEILDELKKKVSDPALEGDAEVQVQLANRHYSKAQLEEIKKVIHDNSKMKVIGTKCDVVTVEECNRMIAERQSETYVGIVRSGQVIKAKGDLVVIGDVNQNGRIEAGGNVYVLGRLKGFAHAGASGNKEAVIAASWLEATHLKIADELETMTDELDSLSEQPEMECAYLHTSGKIIIDRLQELRFLRPQISTFKGGS, via the coding sequence ATGAAAGCGCAGGTGACAGGTTTTTTGAAAAATATCGTGAATATCAAAGGAACGAACAAAGGGCTTCTCATCCAGCTCAATGATATGGCCTCCTATACGGAAATCCTCGATGAGCTGAAGAAGAAAGTATCCGACCCTGCGCTCGAAGGGGACGCGGAAGTACAGGTCCAATTGGCGAATCGCCATTACAGCAAAGCCCAGTTGGAAGAAATCAAGAAAGTCATCCATGACAATTCGAAGATGAAAGTGATCGGCACGAAATGCGATGTCGTCACCGTCGAAGAATGCAACCGGATGATCGCTGAGCGCCAGTCGGAAACTTACGTTGGCATCGTCCGTTCCGGGCAAGTCATCAAAGCTAAAGGCGACCTCGTCGTCATCGGCGACGTCAACCAGAACGGCCGCATCGAAGCGGGCGGCAACGTCTATGTGCTCGGGCGCCTTAAAGGTTTTGCCCATGCAGGAGCTAGCGGCAATAAGGAAGCAGTCATTGCCGCATCGTGGCTTGAAGCAACGCACCTGAAGATTGCCGATGAACTCGAGACGATGACCGATGAACTCGACAGCTTGTCGGAGCAGCCTGAAATGGAATGCGCATATTTACATACCAGCGGCAAAATCATCATCGACCGTTTGCAGGAACTGAGATTCCTGCGGCCGCAAATTTCTACGTTTAAAGGAGGAAGCTAG